Below is a window of Musa acuminata AAA Group cultivar baxijiao chromosome BXJ3-11, Cavendish_Baxijiao_AAA, whole genome shotgun sequence DNA.
GAAGTACAAATACAATAATCTTACTCAACCACGCTCTGTAGGTTGGttgttattgtttttgcttgtccTATCAAATTTATTATGCAACTAAGAGTAAGATCCGTAATCAACTATGTACATGGAAGTCAGTTTATCACACCTACGCTACCTACTTCACATGCCTGAAGAATAGCATAAGAAACTAGGATAGATATTTGTGCACTATAATTGCCAGCATAATACCAGGATAAATGAGATCCCAAGTTCCAAACATTTGACATCCTTTTTGTTGCCAAATTTTATTGGACTAGTGACAAATGTAACATATTAaggttatatatttgcatgttcaCATCATGCATTTAACTAGTGCTATGAGAGGGTAAAATTCCTTGAGCTTAAAAAATGAATGACTGAAgagtgcaaaaataaagtgcataCCTGATCACGCTTTTCAACTTTTATAACTGCTTTCCGCAACCCAAACCCTGGATCTGACCTTGATGACTTGGTAATGGTCCCAAACCTCCGCTTGCAAACAGGACATCGTGACTCAACCTTTGACCATTCCATTATGCATGCAAAGCAGAAATAATGTGTGCAGCAATTCAACACTCCTCGAACTGTCATCCTCTGCTCCTCTGATAAACAGATCCCGCAGAGCGGCTTCCCCAGCTCATCGTTTTCTTTCTCCTTGCCCTTCTTGTCGCCCTTCATTCCAGCAGATATCCTCTTCAGCTGAGGCTGATCCAAAACCCCACCAACTCCCAGATCCCTTAATTCTTCCTCAGAAATCATATAATCACCATCTAAAGAAGACTCTGATTTATCCGACGAGACCATAACCTTTCCCCGTGTTCTTTTTGTGTTTGTCTTCCTGAAATGTCTGTTGTTAATCTCCGGTCTATTTAACAAAACCGTGTCCTccatgaaatcatcatctgaagTTACAAAATCAAAATCGGATGTATCTGATTCCACTGGCGACTTATTCTTGATAGCCCACGATGTTGAGACTTTCCTCCTCCCTGTTTCCTTAGGTTTTTTCGACTTTCTATCAACCGCAACACGATCTTTCACTATGAAATCATCATCTTCGCCAGATCTGTGTGGCCTGCTCCTTTTCCCTTTCTTTCGTTTCAAAGCCCTCGGCTTCCGCTTCTTCCCACCTTGCTTCGGATTTCCTCCTTTCCTTTTAAATTCCGAAATCACAGATGCCTCTTCATCCTCAAAATCTTGCTCATCGGGCGAGAAATCCTCATCCCCATCATCGTTTTCTTCCTCCCTTACCTCTTCCTCAGAATCCGAAGCCCTAGGCTTCTGACGGCGAGATCTAACCCcagccttcttcctcctctccccctTCTTCCGAATCGAAAAATCCACtcgatcctcctcctcctcctcgtcttcttcctcctcctcctcctcctcctcgtaatCATCGTCGTCATCGTCATCCCAAACCCTAGATTTCTTCACCCTCCTCTTGGGTTTGGAAGGGGCCTTTCGGGGCTTCGATCTCGGCGCCAAGAACTcctgctcatcatcatcatcggagCCACCGGTGGACTCGCCGAACTCGTATTCGTCTTCCTCGCCGTCGGAAGCGAGGGGTTCGTCAgagctctcctcctcctcctcctctcccaagACGTACtcctcgtcatcgtcgtcgtcgtcgtcgtcggaggcCTTGGATCGGCGCCTACGCCTCCGTCCGGCGGCCGCCCGCTTGTAAACGACCCTCCCTCCTCTTCCCATATCACCTATTAAGAGTATCACCGccgcccccccccgccccccaacaaccagaagagagaaaaaacaaaaaggacGGATTAATCGTTAAAAACCATCAAAACCATTGTTTTTCCCTGCAACGGGAAAAGAATTCGAAACATTACTgttgatcttttctttcttttctcgttGTTCTTGAAATAAATAAAGATTCGAAATAGAAAACCATGACGAAGAATTTC
It encodes the following:
- the LOC103970457 gene encoding uncharacterized protein LOC103970457 codes for the protein MGRGGRVVYKRAAAGRRRRRRSKASDDDDDDDDEEYVLGEEEEEESSDEPLASDGEEDEYEFGESTGGSDDDDEQEFLAPRSKPRKAPSKPKRRVKKSRVWDDDDDDDYEEEEEEEEEDEEEEEDRVDFSIRKKGERRKKAGVRSRRQKPRASDSEEEVREEENDDGDEDFSPDEQDFEDEEASVISEFKRKGGNPKQGGKKRKPRALKRKKGKRSRPHRSGEDDDFIVKDRVAVDRKSKKPKETGRRKVSTSWAIKNKSPVESDTSDFDFVTSDDDFMEDTVLLNRPEINNRHFRKTNTKRTRGKVMVSSDKSESSLDGDYMISEEELRDLGVGGVLDQPQLKRISAGMKGDKKGKEKENDELGKPLCGICLSEEQRMTVRGVLNCCTHYFCFACIMEWSKVESRCPVCKRRFGTITKSSRSDPGFGLRKAVIKVEKRDQVYQPSEEEIRRMMDPYENVVCIECHQGGDDSLMLLCDICDSPAHTYCVGLGREVPEGNWYCECCRSAGDGSSYLQNERIVTDQAANSSDFLVTPVRTEDVAVRDNTNLQRSGQPSMQEIDLNVSPRSVEDYGSTSQFFGAGAATLSGRRAIHQRIRILLSNSRPRQISAETDVLRDNMASGVMTSEVRESGESLHSSQGFSSWTRGSAAEQCHHNNRPSVQSNANLVQCATESSSFQHVNGAKEQVHSMVKSHLKELSSGSPLDRITFKEFARRSTHTVLAACGIKHHRRMVSVPVHPPGCCSHVSDQEQVVVTQGCCLSCFSSYVKDVVQKILHAT